The proteins below come from a single Deltaproteobacteria bacterium genomic window:
- the had gene encoding 6-hydroxycyclohex-1-ene-1-carbonyl-CoA dehydrogenase produces MANVPDKILTWQMVQPTSRNKETGEVTPGKIEKAELPVPVLKAGEVLVEVAGCGVCHTDLGYFYDGVPTVSKPPLTLGHEISGTVVAGDAKWIGKEVIIPAVMPCRQCLLCKTGRGNRCLAQKMPGNSLGVYGGFSSHIPVPSVDLCEVKNRGSIPLANLAVVADAATTPYQAAKRADLQPGDNVIVIGITGGVGQYMGQVAKALGAKTVIGIARNKEKLERSLKYGADFVINSTDKDANAISKEFRELCKGKDLPNFGWKIFEITGVKGGQEIALALLGFTGKLIVVGFGMAKTEYAIGRLMAFDADIIGSWGCLPEYYPIVLDMILTKKIDMEPFVEKRPMSTIAQTFADVHKAGSPAKRIVLTPDF; encoded by the coding sequence ATGGCAAATGTACCGGACAAAATCTTGACTTGGCAAATGGTCCAACCAACCTCGCGTAACAAGGAGACGGGGGAAGTCACACCAGGGAAAATCGAAAAAGCGGAGTTACCTGTGCCGGTGTTGAAGGCCGGAGAGGTATTGGTGGAAGTTGCAGGCTGTGGTGTGTGCCACACGGATCTGGGATATTTTTACGACGGCGTTCCCACCGTATCGAAACCTCCCCTGACACTGGGCCATGAGATATCGGGCACGGTCGTGGCGGGTGACGCAAAGTGGATCGGCAAAGAGGTTATTATCCCCGCGGTTATGCCTTGCCGTCAATGTTTGCTCTGTAAAACAGGCCGGGGCAACAGATGCCTGGCTCAGAAGATGCCGGGCAACAGCCTGGGCGTTTACGGCGGCTTTTCCAGCCACATCCCGGTTCCCAGCGTTGATCTCTGCGAAGTTAAAAACAGGGGCAGCATTCCCCTCGCCAACTTGGCTGTCGTAGCCGATGCCGCCACGACGCCTTATCAGGCGGCTAAGAGAGCTGACTTGCAGCCCGGCGACAACGTGATCGTAATCGGTATTACCGGTGGCGTTGGTCAGTACATGGGACAGGTGGCGAAGGCCCTGGGGGCGAAGACCGTCATCGGGATCGCACGCAATAAGGAGAAATTGGAGAGATCACTGAAATACGGGGCGGATTTCGTTATCAACTCTACGGACAAGGATGCCAACGCCATTTCCAAGGAATTTCGTGAACTTTGCAAAGGCAAGGACCTGCCGAACTTCGGCTGGAAGATCTTCGAGATAACCGGTGTCAAGGGAGGGCAGGAGATTGCGCTGGCGCTCTTAGGCTTCACCGGCAAGCTGATTGTAGTTGGTTTCGGCATGGCCAAGACGGAGTACGCCATCGGCCGGCTGATGGCCTTTGACGCCGATATTATCGGCAGTTGGGGATGTCTGCCCGAGTATTATCCCATTGTGCTGGATATGATCCTGACGAAGAAGATAGATATGGAACCCTTCGTGGAGAAGAGGCCCATGAGCACGATTGCCCAGACCTTTGCGGACGTCCACAAGGCCGGCTCACCTGCCAAGCGGATCGTGCTGACACCCGATTTTTGA